The DNA region CCGCTGCCGCGAGGCGGCTATGCCTATACCGTGAACAACACCTCGAATTCGCTCAACCAGCGCGCCGGCGCCACTTTCCGCATCATTGCCGATACCGGCGACTGGGACCGCTCACTGGGCAGCAATTCCCCGGGCCAATCCGGCAACCCCGCCGACCCGCACTACCGCGACCTGTTCCCCAAATGGGCCAGCGGCCGGTATTTTCCGGTGTATTTTTCGCGAGAGAAAATTGTGAACGTGGCAGAACGGGTGTGGGTGTTGAGGGGGAGGTGAATGGGCTCAATCCTAAGTCAACTTATAAAAAAGTATGAATTTATTGGCTTATCGTTCTTGCCATTCCTCTCCGTCCCAAATTGTATTTGGGACGGAACATAGCGTGAAGCTCCGCTTCAAAAAAGAATATCTATTGCTGTCAATGCAGCCGTCATTTTTTAGCCTCGATTTTTGAAGCGTAGCTTCAAAATATCCCTTCCGGGGCTATCCAGCAATCTCCATTCAGCGTCATCCCCGCAAAAGCGGGAATCCATAAGCGGTTGTTTCTCCTGGATGCCCGCTTCCGCGGGCATGACGGTTTTGGGGCATTTCTTCTGTTTATGGACAGCCCCGGAGAGCTAACGTGGCGGAACAGGTGTGGGTGTTGAGGGGGAGGGAGAAGTAAAATGAAGAATATTGTTAGTTCTTTGGGGCCAGATTACTCGCAAGTATTCGATTTATTAATTTTTGCTTTAAATCAAGCGCATTTTTCCATATGACATGGTTGTATTGTCGCGTATCAAAATGTAAGTTGTCTTTATCATCTTCCTTACATGTCCATATTACGGGTATACCCAAGCCTAATGCAAAACCTGCTTCAAAATATACTCCTCCTCTATGCCCTGTAAAATCTGCTACCAACAATCCCGACTTCCGAATCTCAGCGATAATTCTATCGCAAATTTTTTCGTTGTGTTCTAATAGATCTATTCTTATCGGTTTATAGCCTGTTTCTTTTAAAGCGGGTTTAATCCCATGTTCCCAAGCTTTGTCCATTGATTGATTGAACCACATTGCTACAAAAGCTTGCTTTGAATCTTTTCGTACTTTTGTTAATTCTTTAATTCTTTTCCACCCATCTAATGAAAGTCGGAAATTGTTGCTTTGAGTTTTTTCTAAATACCCCAAAGCTAATGCCTTCTCTAAAATATAATTAAATTGTTTTGAATTTTCAGCACATATCACTGGATAATCAAAAGAAGTTCTTAATTGAATTGTATTTGCAACCTTACTTGTCTTTTGAAAAACATATTCAATAAGTTTGTCTATGTATTCAAAAGGATCACTTGGAATAGCAATAGAATCAACCAATGATCGTATATTACTAGTACTTAAATTTG from Candidatus Schekmanbacteria bacterium includes:
- a CDS encoding penicillin acylase family protein, with the protein product TAVQELRQRLGGDLRKWRYGQAKFKHVAIRHVLSDAVNADLRKQLDVGPLPRGGYAYTVNNTSNSLNQRAGATFRIIADTGDWDRSLGSNSPGQSGNPADPHYRDLFPKWASGRYFPVYFSREKIVNVAERVWVLRGR